One region of Fusobacterium periodonticum 1_1_41FAA genomic DNA includes:
- a CDS encoding holin family protein gives MTVEFLEIIAKICAYAIAFFIWLIGGWDTLSQVLFGLMFLDFLSGMFVGYKTQNLNSKRAFKGLRKKLLILVILCGASLMHKLVPELAFRTLVGLFYCANELLSIAENGARAGLPIPQKLKAALEQCKGDKCNTDSLKDKEKNIKPEDIKPEDFDKEIK, from the coding sequence ATGACAGTAGAATTTTTAGAAATTATTGCAAAAATCTGTGCATATGCGATAGCTTTTTTTATCTGGCTAATTGGAGGATGGGATACTCTCTCGCAAGTATTATTTGGATTAATGTTTTTAGATTTTTTAAGTGGAATGTTTGTTGGCTACAAAACACAAAATCTTAATTCTAAAAGAGCTTTTAAAGGTTTAAGAAAAAAGCTCTTAATCTTAGTTATATTGTGTGGTGCTTCTTTGATGCATAAATTAGTTCCAGAACTAGCTTTTAGAACTTTAGTAGGATTATTTTATTGTGCTAATGAATTACTAAGTATAGCAGAAAATGGAGCAAGAGCAGGATTACCTATCCCACAAAAATTAAAAGCAGCTCTTGAGCAGTGTAAAGGAGATAAGTGTAATACAGATTCTTTAAAAGATAAAGAAAAAAATATAAAACCTGAAGATATAAAGCCTGAAGATTTTGATAAAGAAATTAAATAA
- a CDS encoding N-acetylmuramoyl-L-alanine amidase has translation MKVALIIGHNKRSEGAYSQIVGSEYSYWKRVAEKIKTVIPDLVDVYEREPNQYYTREMYKVLEQLNANDYKLCIELHFNAVENKMANGCECLVYYRNNKAKDLAINFMARLQNVFGSKIRGNHGIIEVKDSNVRGGYGICKSKDTYILVEPFFGTNNDEALKFSIESDVVNLFVNFIKEI, from the coding sequence ATGAAAGTAGCACTTATAATTGGACATAATAAAAGATCTGAAGGAGCTTATTCACAAATAGTTGGGAGTGAATATAGTTATTGGAAAAGAGTAGCTGAAAAAATAAAAACAGTTATACCTGATTTAGTTGATGTATATGAAAGAGAACCTAATCAATATTACACAAGAGAAATGTATAAAGTTTTAGAACAATTAAATGCTAATGATTATAAGTTATGCATTGAACTCCATTTTAATGCTGTTGAAAATAAAATGGCGAATGGCTGTGAGTGTTTAGTTTACTATAGGAACAATAAAGCTAAAGACTTAGCAATTAATTTTATGGCAAGATTACAAAATGTATTTGGAAGTAAAATAAGAGGTAATCATGGAATAATAGAAGTTAAGGATAGCAATGTTAGAGGAGGCTATGGAATATGTAAAAGTAAAGATACTTACATACTTGTAGAACCTTTTTTCGGAACAAATAATGATGAAGCATTAAAGTTTTCTATAGAAAGTGATGTTGTAAATTTATTTGTAAATTTTATTAAAGAAATCTAG
- a CDS encoding phage tail protein I, producing the protein MKEQNFIYDVTNIRDLAPDILRNDKQYKIVLTVIDALISKHIVANIEYLEFLERINTMEEKEIDLVAKELSVDFYDFSMSIEEKRKACKLSFQIHSIKGTNKAIQDVLNIFYEKANILEFPEFNGDNGTFKIEIMGTTKSNLNIMIDRVEKTKKKSQHLIGITFKNNSISPLYVATHMRYGTRVILYPQQDYFYLNNLNLVSKTGKYILEKRGVNNG; encoded by the coding sequence ATGAAAGAGCAAAATTTTATATATGATGTTACAAATATAAGAGATCTCGCTCCTGACATTTTAAGGAATGATAAACAATATAAAATAGTTTTAACTGTAATAGATGCACTTATATCTAAGCATATTGTTGCTAATATAGAATATTTAGAGTTTCTTGAAAGAATAAACACAATGGAAGAAAAAGAAATTGACCTAGTTGCAAAAGAATTAAGTGTTGATTTTTATGATTTCTCTATGTCTATAGAAGAAAAAAGAAAAGCTTGTAAATTATCTTTCCAAATCCATTCAATAAAGGGAACAAATAAAGCTATTCAAGATGTCTTAAATATCTTCTATGAAAAAGCTAATATATTAGAATTTCCTGAGTTTAATGGAGATAATGGAACTTTTAAAATAGAAATTATGGGAACAACTAAAAGTAATTTAAATATTATGATAGATAGAGTTGAAAAAACTAAAAAAAAATCACAACATTTAATAGGAATTACTTTCAAAAATAATTCCATATCACCTTTATATGTTGCAACACATATGAGATACGGAACAAGAGTAATTTTATATCCACAGCAAGACTATTTTTATCTTAATAATTTAAATTTAGTAAGTAAAACAGGAAAATATATTTTAGAAAAAAGGGGTGTTAATAATGGCTGA
- a CDS encoding baseplate J/gp47 family protein, with amino-acid sequence MKEFNLIDSNPESILADALRFHEEITGERLELCTKEAYLYSTVAALLANIKANMNDVAKQNFLKYSREERLDLKGNFYGERGIRLKANKARTTIRCHISSIVAKDVIIAKGTRFLYKNYMFYTEQEYKIKQGQTYVDVIAVAEIAGELGKILAGDIKEIVDRYEYIKEITNITDVTGGREEENDDEYRKRLELIPESFTTGGSEGSYEYWVKKSSNLVTDVFINSPRPNYIDIYVVNGLEHLSQEEKQKIKNYITENKNIKVLNDQLEIKDPVFHNYNIDLDYWVYDNSLVSKSEIEKELRSSLEQYTKSFKMGESINLQDIIDISKNVEGIRRVEIKSPQTYIGQKFHLAKCGTITISYKGAESR; translated from the coding sequence ATGAAAGAATTTAATTTAATTGACTCTAATCCTGAATCAATATTAGCTGATGCTTTGAGATTCCATGAAGAAATTACAGGAGAAAGATTAGAGTTATGTACAAAAGAAGCATATTTATACTCAACGGTTGCAGCACTATTAGCAAATATAAAAGCTAATATGAATGATGTAGCAAAGCAAAACTTCTTGAAATATTCAAGAGAAGAAAGACTAGATTTAAAAGGAAATTTCTATGGTGAAAGAGGTATTAGATTAAAAGCAAATAAAGCAAGAACTACAATTAGATGTCATATATCATCAATTGTAGCAAAAGATGTAATTATAGCCAAAGGTACAAGGTTTCTCTATAAGAATTATATGTTCTATACAGAGCAAGAATATAAAATAAAACAAGGGCAGACTTATGTTGATGTTATAGCTGTAGCTGAAATTGCTGGAGAACTAGGGAAAATACTAGCTGGAGACATTAAAGAAATAGTTGATAGATATGAGTATATTAAAGAAATAACTAATATAACTGATGTAACAGGTGGTAGAGAAGAAGAAAATGACGATGAATATAGAAAAAGATTAGAGCTTATTCCAGAATCATTTACTACAGGTGGTTCAGAAGGTTCGTATGAATATTGGGTTAAGAAATCATCAAATCTTGTTACAGATGTATTTATAAACAGTCCTAGACCTAATTATATTGATATTTATGTTGTTAATGGACTAGAACATCTCTCACAAGAAGAAAAACAGAAAATAAAGAATTATATAACTGAAAACAAAAATATAAAAGTTTTAAATGACCAGTTAGAAATAAAAGATCCAGTTTTTCACAATTATAATATTGATTTAGATTACTGGGTATACGATAATTCGTTAGTATCGAAATCAGAAATAGAAAAAGAATTAAGAAGCTCATTAGAACAATATACTAAATCCTTTAAAATGGGAGAAAGCATAAATTTACAAGATATTATAGATATTTCTAAAAATGTGGAAGGGATAAGAAGAGTTGAAATAAAATCACCTCAAACTTATATAGGACAAAAGTTCCATTTAGCAAAATGTGGAACTATAACAATTTCATATAAAGGAGCAGAATCAAGATGA
- a CDS encoding phage tail protein: MNVLSRLTKDFLNNFTNLNFSSNLGSYGDIVFTVTRDNVLTPEGIDLTISSKIEEHDNLGEAPYTEFIHRNLRAISLNIKLVYTLTNISDALLKLEKICENGEYYPLILGNKPLSKYGFILIDFKQGIKSTNSNGELEVVNCSLTLKEYIPKLDRLLLPTTNNLTTENKENTRNNNNNRSNQKNTKKNKKVLKKKSKTNVYSKNKDEKKWLRGLVEDDLRGY, translated from the coding sequence ATGAATGTACTAAGTAGATTAACAAAAGATTTCTTAAATAATTTTACTAACTTAAATTTCTCGAGTAATTTAGGAAGTTATGGAGATATCGTTTTTACTGTAACTCGTGATAATGTTTTAACTCCTGAAGGGATAGATTTAACTATATCTTCTAAAATTGAAGAACATGACAATTTAGGAGAAGCTCCTTACACAGAATTTATTCATAGAAATTTAAGAGCTATTTCTTTAAATATAAAGTTAGTTTATACATTAACAAATATAAGTGATGCTTTATTAAAATTAGAAAAGATATGTGAAAATGGAGAGTATTATCCACTTATTTTAGGAAATAAACCTTTGTCAAAATACGGATTTATTTTAATAGATTTTAAACAAGGAATAAAAAGCACAAATTCAAATGGAGAACTAGAAGTTGTAAATTGTTCTTTAACCTTAAAAGAATATATTCCAAAGTTAGATAGACTTCTATTACCTACAACGAATAACTTAACAACAGAAAATAAAGAGAATACTAGAAACAACAATAATAATAGAAGTAATCAAAAGAATACTAAAAAAAATAAAAAGGTTTTAAAGAAAAAATCTAAGACTAATGTTTATTCAAAAAATAAAGATGAAAAAAAATGGCTACGTGGATTAGTTGAAGATGATTTAAGAGGATATTAA
- a CDS encoding phage baseplate protein, with product MTKLEGAVGIIQSVNTADYTASVKFPEYNNEILDGLQILSPITFGNKITSIPKVNTPVFCIFLGDKTEKGYIIGSYFSDENVSNSQEDEYKIDFQGSSLTIKEDGNIELKGTLTKIDSEVIITGDTTIEKNMTVTQNVTVSGGMSAKKGFETEKATLKNGKLDVQSIEYKEMSKK from the coding sequence ATGACAAAATTAGAAGGAGCAGTAGGGATTATTCAAAGTGTTAATACAGCTGATTATACAGCTTCTGTTAAATTTCCTGAATATAACAATGAAATATTAGATGGGCTACAAATTTTATCTCCTATAACATTTGGAAATAAGATAACTTCTATTCCAAAAGTTAATACTCCTGTATTTTGTATATTTCTAGGAGATAAAACAGAAAAAGGATATATAATTGGCAGTTACTTCTCTGATGAAAATGTAAGTAATTCACAAGAAGATGAATATAAAATTGATTTTCAAGGTTCAAGTTTAACGATAAAAGAAGATGGGAACATAGAATTAAAGGGAACTTTAACAAAAATAGATAGTGAAGTAATTATAACTGGAGATACTACAATAGAAAAAAATATGACAGTAACTCAAAATGTAACAGTTAGTGGTGGAATGTCAGCTAAAAAAGGTTTTGAAACTGAAAAAGCTACATTAAAAAATGGGAAATTAGATGTTCAATCTATTGAATATAAGGAGATGAGTAAGAAATGA
- a CDS encoding phage late control D family protein encodes MASSNLVRRASPTFFINNKDVTEEMLKHIVDMEIVDNLEGTLDEIIIKLNNENNRFLTTNWAIPKGTEAKIGIKTLNWNSEFEGESYSDIGIFNIDIRQFNRKTATFKGISAPLSSRDAKRSKIWANISLEALGKEFADRYKLKYFYKVKENITLKNIKQEEEEDFSFLNKIAQEEGVKLKISSGILILFEEEILSENTALLSISLDNVEEFEIKDKSNDIYDAIEVKYFDTKKQKEEKVIITKQELETGQKSDNYKKVYSIKSRAKSGDLKKLAKKTLENINKREIEASLKIIGCKELYSGCIISLSDAGEFSGNYVVTRLQHNFPKFITSIEMYKIKKDMKEENKK; translated from the coding sequence ATGGCTAGTTCAAATTTAGTTAGGAGAGCCTCTCCTACATTTTTTATAAACAATAAAGATGTAACTGAAGAAATGTTAAAACATATAGTTGATATGGAAATTGTGGACAACTTGGAAGGTACATTAGATGAAATAATAATAAAGCTTAACAATGAAAACAATAGATTTCTAACAACAAACTGGGCTATTCCAAAAGGAACAGAAGCAAAAATAGGAATAAAAACTTTAAATTGGAATAGTGAATTTGAAGGAGAAAGCTACAGTGACATAGGAATTTTTAATATAGATATAAGGCAATTTAATAGAAAAACTGCAACATTTAAAGGAATATCTGCACCACTTAGTTCAAGAGATGCAAAAAGGTCTAAAATATGGGCTAATATTTCTTTAGAAGCACTTGGAAAAGAATTTGCTGATAGATACAAGTTAAAGTATTTTTATAAAGTTAAAGAAAATATAACATTAAAAAATATAAAACAAGAAGAAGAAGAAGATTTCTCTTTTTTAAATAAAATTGCACAAGAAGAAGGAGTAAAACTAAAAATATCTAGTGGAATCCTTATATTATTTGAAGAAGAAATATTATCAGAAAATACAGCATTATTAAGTATTAGTTTAGATAATGTTGAAGAGTTTGAAATAAAGGATAAATCAAATGATATTTATGATGCAATAGAAGTAAAATACTTTGATACTAAAAAACAAAAAGAAGAAAAGGTTATTATAACAAAGCAAGAATTAGAAACTGGACAAAAATCAGATAATTATAAAAAAGTTTATTCTATAAAATCTAGGGCTAAAAGTGGAGATTTAAAAAAATTAGCAAAAAAAACTCTTGAAAATATAAATAAAAGAGAAATAGAAGCTAGTTTAAAAATTATAGGATGTAAAGAGTTATACAGTGGTTGTATTATCTCATTATCTGATGCTGGAGAGTTTTCAGGAAATTATGTTGTAACTAGACTTCAACATAATTTTCCAAAATTCATTACATCTATTGAAATGTACAAAATTAAAAAAGATATGAAAGAGGAGAATAAAAAATAA
- a CDS encoding tail protein X translates to MQEQVYKTEAGDTWDLIAFKLFGNENLMQELLEENIELSEIVIFPAGVELSIPEIKEDKKRGVAPWLVQI, encoded by the coding sequence ATGCAAGAACAAGTTTATAAAACAGAAGCTGGAGATACATGGGATCTAATTGCCTTTAAACTTTTTGGTAATGAAAATCTTATGCAAGAACTATTAGAAGAAAATATTGAACTTTCTGAAATAGTTATCTTTCCAGCAGGAGTTGAACTTTCTATTCCTGAAATAAAAGAAGATAAAAAGAGAGGTGTTGCTCCATGGCTAGTTCAAATTTAG
- a CDS encoding phage tail tape measure protein translates to MAKRMDLIMKVQGLIDKSLPGNLKKLANEVKNLRAERQKMEKAQKTLKAQKELNKEITANVAKYRKLRNELKALDEIKKRNVNLTEAEKKKYESLTKKAKALETTIKSQSKSFQKYGMELKKLKIPFDNLQSEIDQTIRKEKELIAQQKIVAKSQGFFKGAKDKVKTGMKVAAVATVGAAIGIGTSSAKEYLEFDKQMIKVKALTGATAQEYEALKKKAMEVGKTTIFTSEEAAAGMEKFALAGFKPKEIISAIPPIFDLATASGEDFIMISDMISDNMTAFNIGIDDVGHASDILANTMSRSNTNIQMLGEAFKYVSSSANNLNIDLSTTSAAIGLMGDQAIKSGQAGRDLKQAFSKIADAGVQKKLQKLGVNVKDAKGEFIGLVDFVRQLEKVTKMSGIDKQAFLKDLFGDQGSLAMNKLLTATKEVNGVMYEGADALAEFAKENENATGKAKEMAQTILDSDSGKWALVESAISDVKLKIGKAIFSSGGTQLMDTVMSWLNELSNVLDGNLNESEANKFWQSFIENGKMALNSIKNIGIVLWNVFKVLNTIGIDNILVFVTVFTATSKVLKFAGAVKEVFTTVKAAGGIMSALKAGIAALGGPISLVIAGVALLGFIIYKNWDKIKVFFKAAWKTVKGMGTIISGIFKAVVDGVVNLFKWLWNKLKTYFNNFGFLLLGPIGIFIKLGQLIYQNWDLIKEKLSSVWEYIKSIPEKVVETVLNFISTIGNFLVNPVNEVINGIKNLFIKLWDTAVQFFNNFGFLLLGPIGIFIKLGTVVHENWDLIKNKISSIFESFKNTIKNLAEQIKSFFANPFEYMSEAIAGAKEKVLDFARKIPGVKYLVGEKENVAKVNGSHANGLNYVPFDGYIAELHKGERVLTKDENESIFGSLRNRLHSATQSNQSENSSKETNVTYQINNTFNFTGVSEDTKNSIIEKLQESLNELQRQLEKIKEERETYARTSL, encoded by the coding sequence TTGGCAAAGAGAATGGATTTGATTATGAAAGTACAAGGTCTCATAGATAAATCACTACCTGGAAATTTAAAAAAGTTAGCTAATGAAGTTAAGAATTTAAGAGCTGAAAGACAAAAAATGGAAAAAGCTCAAAAAACTTTAAAAGCTCAAAAAGAATTAAATAAAGAAATAACAGCTAATGTTGCTAAATATAGAAAACTTAGAAATGAATTAAAAGCTTTAGATGAGATTAAAAAGAGAAATGTTAATCTAACAGAAGCTGAAAAAAAGAAATACGAAAGCTTAACTAAAAAAGCTAAAGCCTTAGAAACTACTATAAAATCACAATCTAAATCATTCCAAAAATATGGAATGGAACTTAAGAAATTAAAAATACCTTTTGATAATTTGCAAAGTGAAATAGACCAAACTATAAGAAAAGAAAAAGAGTTAATAGCTCAACAAAAAATAGTTGCTAAAAGTCAAGGTTTTTTCAAAGGTGCAAAAGATAAGGTAAAAACTGGAATGAAAGTTGCAGCAGTTGCAACAGTTGGTGCTGCAATTGGAATAGGAACTTCTTCCGCCAAAGAATATTTAGAATTTGATAAGCAAATGATTAAAGTCAAGGCTTTAACAGGAGCGACAGCACAAGAATATGAAGCTTTAAAAAAGAAAGCTATGGAAGTTGGAAAAACAACAATATTCACATCTGAAGAAGCTGCAGCTGGAATGGAAAAGTTTGCCTTAGCTGGATTTAAACCAAAAGAAATAATTTCAGCAATACCACCTATTTTTGATTTAGCAACAGCATCAGGAGAAGATTTTATAATGATATCGGATATGATATCAGATAACATGACTGCTTTTAATATTGGAATAGATGACGTAGGACATGCTTCAGATATTTTAGCTAATACAATGTCAAGAAGTAACACTAATATACAAATGCTAGGAGAAGCATTTAAATATGTATCTTCGTCAGCTAATAACTTGAATATAGACTTATCAACTACATCAGCTGCAATTGGTTTAATGGGAGACCAAGCTATAAAATCAGGACAAGCTGGTAGAGATTTGAAACAGGCATTCTCAAAAATAGCAGATGCTGGGGTACAAAAGAAATTACAAAAATTAGGAGTTAATGTCAAGGATGCAAAAGGGGAGTTTATAGGACTTGTTGATTTTGTTAGACAACTTGAGAAAGTTACAAAAATGAGTGGAATAGACAAACAAGCATTCTTAAAAGACTTATTTGGTGACCAAGGTAGTTTAGCTATGAATAAATTACTGACTGCAACAAAAGAAGTCAATGGTGTTATGTACGAAGGAGCAGATGCCTTAGCTGAATTTGCAAAAGAAAATGAAAATGCAACTGGAAAAGCAAAGGAAATGGCTCAAACTATTCTTGATAGTGATTCAGGAAAATGGGCTTTAGTTGAATCAGCAATATCTGATGTCAAATTGAAAATAGGTAAAGCTATATTTTCTAGTGGTGGAACTCAATTGATGGATACAGTTATGAGTTGGTTAAATGAACTTTCAAATGTTCTTGATGGGAATTTAAATGAAAGTGAAGCTAATAAGTTCTGGCAATCATTTATTGAAAATGGAAAAATGGCTTTAAATTCTATAAAAAATATAGGAATTGTACTTTGGAATGTCTTTAAAGTATTAAATACTATTGGAATAGATAATATCTTAGTTTTTGTAACAGTTTTTACTGCAACATCAAAAGTATTAAAATTTGCAGGAGCTGTAAAAGAAGTATTCACAACTGTAAAGGCTGCTGGTGGAATTATGTCAGCATTAAAAGCTGGAATAGCTGCTCTAGGTGGTCCGATTAGTTTAGTTATAGCTGGTGTAGCTTTACTTGGTTTTATAATCTATAAAAATTGGGATAAAATTAAAGTATTTTTTAAAGCTGCTTGGAAAACTGTAAAAGGTATGGGAACTATTATAAGTGGTATTTTTAAAGCTGTTGTTGATGGAGTAGTTAATCTATTTAAATGGCTTTGGAATAAGCTAAAAACTTATTTTAATAACTTTGGATTTCTATTATTAGGTCCGATAGGAATATTTATAAAATTAGGGCAACTAATATATCAAAATTGGGATTTGATAAAAGAAAAATTAAGTAGTGTTTGGGAATACATAAAATCTATTCCTGAAAAAGTTGTAGAAACTGTTCTTAATTTTATATCAACAATTGGAAATTTCTTAGTTAACCCGGTTAATGAAGTAATAAATGGAATAAAAAATTTATTTATAAAACTTTGGGATACTGCTGTTCAATTTTTCAATAACTTTGGTTTCTTATTATTAGGTCCGATAGGAATATTTATAAAATTAGGAACTGTTGTTCATGAAAATTGGGATCTAATAAAAAATAAAATTTCATCAATATTTGAGTCTTTTAAAAACACTATTAAAAATCTTGCTGAACAGATAAAATCATTTTTTGCAAATCCTTTTGAATATATGTCAGAAGCTATTGCTGGAGCAAAAGAAAAGGTTTTAGACTTTGCAAGAAAAATTCCAGGAGTTAAATACTTAGTTGGAGAAAAAGAAAATGTAGCAAAAGTAAATGGAAGTCATGCTAATGGTCTAAATTATGTACCATTTGATGGTTACATTGCTGAACTTCATAAGGGAGAAAGAGTCCTAACAAAAGATGAAAATGAAAGTATATTTGGAAGCTTAAGAAATAGATTACATAGTGCAACTCAAAGTAATCAATCAGAGAATAGTTCTAAAGAAACAAATGTTACTTATCAAATAAATAATACTTTCAATTTTACTGGAGTATCAGAAGATACTAAAAATAGTATTATAGAAAAGTTGCAAGAAAGTTTGAATGAACTTCAAAGACAACTAGAAAAAATAAAGGAGGAAAGAGAAACTTATGCAAGAACAAGTTTATAA
- a CDS encoding phage major tail tube protein: MIRSTIIEDAIIRLNGTDELVGIANITLPDIEHKTETISGLGVIEHDEPIPTAFNAMKLQLKFINRNKNIMFGYGSNVNLTAKAAILVEDSETHENDEIEAIFSFKGKRIKTGGGDLGKAVKNETELEFSLTYYKEEIDGKVIHEIDVYNKKAIVNGKDLYEKVRSILS, from the coding sequence ATGATAAGGTCAACAATAATTGAAGATGCAATTATAAGATTAAATGGAACAGATGAACTAGTAGGAATAGCAAATATTACCTTACCTGACATAGAGCATAAAACAGAAACTATAAGTGGATTAGGAGTAATAGAACATGATGAACCTATTCCAACAGCATTTAATGCTATGAAATTACAACTTAAATTTATAAACAGAAATAAAAATATTATGTTTGGATATGGAAGTAATGTAAATTTAACAGCTAAAGCAGCAATATTAGTTGAAGATTCAGAAACTCATGAAAATGATGAGATTGAAGCGATTTTTTCATTTAAAGGAAAAAGAATTAAAACAGGTGGTGGAGATTTAGGTAAAGCTGTAAAAAATGAAACAGAATTAGAATTCTCATTGACTTACTATAAAGAAGAAATTGATGGAAAAGTTATACATGAAATTGATGTGTATAACAAAAAAGCTATTGTAAATGGTAAAGATTTATATGAAAAAGTAAGAAGTATTTTATCTTAG
- a CDS encoding phage tail sheath family protein has protein sequence MAKFQHGTSYKEMPSGLKIFVETQTPTVIVGTGTVNMGDMSCVNKPVLIQNAKDAATYFGSTNNIKGFTINEALYLAFNVFNVKPIIVINVLNPSEHKTAHTEEGVVVKDFKATLVKPGIINDENLVVKNNETSVVVQKEKYTCSFDDEGKLTVTLAKTETAIKKIDVSYNFLDVSKLKETDVIGSIDPQTLEAKGLECLKEIFPKYSMIPSCVVAPDFSTAKIRVALDAKSAVINDKWASMSIPEMPNTTKYGEIIAFKKEKNYIDADQAITWGCPYIEDEVFHFSTVMALHMQSIDAQFDGVPCESPSNKNIKMQGVGYYDGSTFKKVNLDEAEANLLNENGISTIIRQPNGTVFWGNRTSVFQPGGETDPKDIWIPVKRMFKYIGNTIMLNNTVEVDKGMTPSQAKSIETNINVWLNSLTNDNKLLGGRVEFKPEENSEQDMIAGKFKWHIYLGAIIPGESLEFRLEYDSKYLKLLFQR, from the coding sequence ATGGCTAAATTTCAACATGGTACAAGTTATAAAGAAATGCCTTCAGGGTTAAAAATATTTGTAGAAACTCAAACTCCAACTGTAATAGTTGGAACAGGTACTGTTAATATGGGAGATATGAGCTGTGTCAATAAACCTGTTCTTATACAAAATGCGAAAGATGCAGCAACATATTTTGGAAGCACTAACAATATAAAAGGATTTACTATAAATGAAGCATTATACTTAGCTTTTAATGTATTTAATGTAAAGCCCATTATTGTTATAAATGTTTTAAATCCTAGTGAACATAAAACTGCACATACTGAGGAAGGAGTTGTTGTAAAAGACTTTAAAGCAACTCTTGTCAAACCTGGAATTATAAATGATGAAAATTTGGTTGTTAAAAACAATGAAACATCTGTAGTAGTTCAAAAAGAAAAATATACTTGTTCATTTGATGATGAAGGAAAATTAACTGTTACATTAGCAAAAACAGAAACAGCAATTAAAAAAATAGATGTTTCATATAATTTCTTAGATGTTAGCAAATTAAAAGAAACTGATGTAATTGGAAGTATAGATCCACAAACATTAGAAGCAAAGGGACTTGAATGTTTGAAGGAAATATTCCCTAAATATTCAATGATACCTAGTTGTGTAGTTGCTCCTGATTTTTCAACAGCAAAAATAAGAGTAGCATTAGATGCTAAATCAGCTGTTATAAATGATAAGTGGGCATCTATGTCAATTCCTGAAATGCCTAATACAACTAAGTATGGAGAAATTATAGCATTTAAAAAAGAAAAAAATTATATAGATGCTGACCAAGCAATAACTTGGGGTTGTCCATATATAGAAGATGAAGTATTTCACTTTTCAACAGTAATGGCATTACATATGCAGTCAATAGATGCACAATTTGATGGAGTTCCTTGTGAAAGTCCTTCAAATAAGAATATCAAAATGCAAGGAGTTGGATATTATGATGGAAGTACATTTAAAAAAGTTAATTTAGATGAAGCTGAAGCTAATCTATTAAATGAAAATGGAATTTCTACAATAATAAGACAGCCAAATGGAACTGTATTCTGGGGTAATAGAACATCAGTATTCCAACCTGGTGGAGAAACAGATCCAAAAGATATTTGGATACCAGTTAAGAGAATGTTTAAATACATAGGTAATACAATAATGCTAAACAACACTGTTGAAGTAGACAAAGGAATGACACCTTCACAAGCTAAAAGCATAGAAACTAATATAAATGTTTGGCTAAACTCTCTAACTAATGATAATAAGTTACTTGGTGGAAGAGTTGAATTTAAACCTGAAGAAAATTCTGAACAAGATATGATAGCAGGAAAATTCAAATGGCATATTTATTTAGGAGCAATTATTCCAGGGGAAAGCTTGGAATTTAGATTGGAGTATGATTCTAAATATTTAAAATTATTATTTCAAAGATAG